One Thalassophryne amazonica chromosome 10, fThaAma1.1, whole genome shotgun sequence genomic region harbors:
- the LOC117519484 gene encoding cytosolic phospholipase A2-like, whose product MASNIIVEQQFSHKFTVTVVQAERVTKGALGDLLDTPDPYVELFIPTAPESRKKTRHIDNDINPKWNETFHFILDPNQQNVLKITLMDANYVMDETLGTASFEISKLSVGQKKMEAFRIGKATKVYLEMSLEICTKLDLRFSLALCDKEKQFRHDRRERVMLAIKKLLHMEKPRFLPSSPEEVGKLKPVFFFLPFIHFDKNHFFLHQFQFFFYLYHANSQQRRLKASRTKEFKDNVK is encoded by the exons ATGGCTTCTAATATCATT GTGGAGCAACAGTTTTCACACAAATTCACAGTGACGGTAGTTCAAGCTGAGCGTGTCACCAAGGGAGCGCTGGGTGACCTGT TGGACACCCCAGATCCATATGTGGAGCTCTTCATTCCCACGGCCCCAGAGAGCAGGAAGAAGACCCGACACATCGACAACGACATCAACCCAAAATGGAACGAGACCTTTCACTTCATCTTAGACCCAAACCAGCAGAACGTCCTGAAG ATAACATTAATGGACGCCAATTATGTGATGGATGAGACTCTTGGGACGGCTTCCTTTGAAATCTCCAAACTCAGTGTGGGCCAGAAAAAGATGGAGGCTTTCCGCATCGGCAAA GCAACCAAAGTGTATTTAGAGATGTCCCTGGAGATCTG TACTAAACTGGACCTGCGGTTCAGCCTGGCCCTGTGTGACAAAGAGAAGCAGTTCAGACACGATCGCAGAGAACGAGTGATGCTGGCCATCAAGAAGCTGTTACACATGGAAAAGCCTCGCTTCCTCCCCAGCTCACCAGAAGAGGTGGGAAAACTCaaacctgtatttttttttcttccattcaTTCATTTCGACAAGAATCACTTTTTTCtccatcaatttcaattttttttctatttatatcACGCCAATTCGCAACAACGTCGCCTCAAGGCGTCTCGCACAAAAGAGTTTAAagacaatgtaaaataa
- the ptgs2b gene encoding prostaglandin G/H synthase 2, with protein sequence MNRSTATLFLLALAFLICEGGNPCCSEPCQNRGICTALGSDGYECDCTRTGYYGQNCTTPEFLTWIKVSLKPTPSTVHYLLTHFKGFWNIINSISFLRDAIMRYVLISRSHLIDSPPTFNADYGYKSWEAYSNLSYYTRALPPVPQDCPTPMGVVGKKELPDPKVLAEKLLMRRKFIPDPQGTSLMFAFFAQHFTHQFFKTDFKKGPAFTQAKGHGVDLSHIYGDDLERQHKLRLFKDGKLRYQIRDGEVYPPTVKDVDIEMHYPPHVPESHRFAVGHEAFGLVPGLMMYATIWLREHNRVCDVLKEVHPDWDDERLFQTTRLILIGETIKIVIEDYVQHLSGYHFKLKFDPELLFNQKFQYQNRIASEFNTLYHWHPLMPDSFRIEETDYSYKQFVFNTSVVTEHGINNLVESFTKQIAGRVAGGRNVPGAIVYVSIKSIEHSREMRYQSLNAYRKRFSMKPYSSFEDLTGEKEMAAILEELYGHVDAVELYPGLLVEKPRTNGIFGETMVEMGAPFSLKGLMGNPICSPEYWKPSTFGGSVGFDIVNTASLQKLVCNNVQGPCPVASFHVPDINDTGSTVINSSTSQSQRGDINPTVILKERTEL encoded by the exons ATGAACAGAAGCACAGCTACTCTTTTTCTTTTGGCATTGGCTTTTCTCATCTGCGAAGGAG GTAACCCATGTTGCTCAGAGCCATGCCAGAACCGAGGCATTTGCACAGCGCTCGGGTCAGATGGTTACGAATGTGACTGCACGCGTACAGGTTACTACGGGCAGAACTGCACAACAC CGGAATTCCTCACATGGATCAAAGTATCCCTGAAGCCAACGCCCAGCACTGTCCACTACCTTCTCACTCACTTCAAGGGCTTCTGGAACATCATCAACAGCATCTCGTTTCTCAGGGATGCCATCATGAGATACGTGCTGATAT CTCGATCCCACCTGATTGACAGCCCTCCAACTTTCAATGCGGATTATGGCTACAAAAGCTGGGAAGCCTACTCCAACCTCTCCTATTACACGCGCGCCCTTCCCCCTGTGCCGCAGGATTGCCCAACACCTATGGGAGTAGTAG gTAAAAAGGAGCTGCCAGATCCTAAGGTGTTGGCTGAGAAGCTCCTGATGAGGAGAAAATTCATCCCCGACCCTCAGGGCACCAGTCTGATGTTTGCATTCTTCGCGCAGCACTTTACCCACCAGTTCTTCAAAACCGACTTCAAGAAAGGACCCGCTTTCACTCAAGCCAAAGGTCACGGG GTGGATCTCAGCCACATTTATGGAGATGACCTGGAGAGACAACACAAGCTCCGCCTGTTTAAGGATGGCAAGCTTCGCTATCAG ATTCGTGATGGAGAGGTCTACCCCCCTACGGTGAAGGACGTAGACATTGAAATGCACTATCCTCCCCACGTCCCTGAGTCGCACCGTTTTGCAGTGGGCCACGAGGCGTTCGGCCTGGTGCCTGGTCTGATGATGTACGCCACCATCTGGCTGCGGGAACACAACCGGGTGTGTGACGTCTTAAAGGAGGTCCACCCTGACTGGGATGATGAGCGGCTCTTCCAGACCACACGCCTCATTCTGATTG GAGAGACCATTAAGATCGTGATTGAGGACTACGTGCAGCACTTGAGCGGGTATCACTTCAAGCTGAAGTTTGACCCCGAGCTGCTGTTCAACCAGAAATTCCAGTATCAGAACCGCATTGCATCCGAGTTTAACACCCTGTACCACTGGCACCCGCTGATGCCTGACTCTTTCCGCATTGAGGAGACGGATTACAGCTACAAACAGTTTGTCTTTAACACCTCTGTTGTGACTGAGCACGGGATCAACAACCTGGTGGAGTCCTTCACCAAGCAGATAGCTGGACGG GTTGCTGGTGGTCGAAACGTCCCTGGAGCTATCGTGTACGTGTCCATCAAATCCATAGAGCACAGCAGGGAAATGCGTTACCAGTCTCTAAACGCCTACAGGAAACGATTCTCCATGAAGCCCTACAGCTCTTTTGAAGACCTCACAG GAGAGAAAGAAATGGCTGCCATTCTGGAGGAGCTGTACGGACACGTAGACGCCGTGGAACTCTACCCGGGCCTGCTGGTGGAGAAACCCAGAACCAACGGCATCTTTGGGGAGACCATGGTGGAGATGGGAGCTCCTTTCTCCCTCAAGGGCCTGATGGGAAACCCCATCTGCTCGCCAGAGTACTGGAAACCGAGCACCTTTGGTGGGAGTGTGGGTTTTGACATAGTCAACACTGCCTCCCTGCAGAAGCTAGTCTGCAATAACGTGCAAGGCCCCTGTCCCGTGGCGTCCTTTCACGTGCCTGACATTAATGATACAGGTTCCACTGTGATCAACTCGAGCACATCCCAGTCCCAAAGAGGTGACATCAACCCCACAGTCATTCTGAAAGAAAGGACTGAGCtataa